A window of the Nycticebus coucang isolate mNycCou1 chromosome 3, mNycCou1.pri, whole genome shotgun sequence genome harbors these coding sequences:
- the RTBDN gene encoding retbindin isoform X2: MACWGHIQPNGLAWALQLMLAWILLEACGGSHALQPRSWGHHVPATDLGTDQVHLAEMDTPEASGPGVSPEWCGARSTGCESFLGHLQVALRSRFRILLLGVRQAQPLCPELCEAWFAICENDMTCGWTWLPLPVKRSCEPNCRTFGQTFVDGMDLCRSVLGHTLPVASPGARHCLNVSLPVLSHPRPRQRSQEATSRRSRRPRTLILEAAGSGSGSGSGSGA, translated from the exons ATGGCCTGCTGGGGACACATTCAACCCAATGGCCTGGCCTGGGCCCTGCAACTGATGCTGGCATGGATCCTATTGGAGGCCTGTGGAGGGAGCCACGCACTCCAACCTAGGTCCTGGGGACACCATGTGCCGGCAACTGATCTGGGCACAGACCAGGTGCACCTGGCAG AGATGGACACGCCAGAGGCATCAGGCCCTGGGGTTTCTCCAGAGTGGTGTGGGGCACGGAGCACCGG GTGCGAATCCTTCCTGGGACACCTTCAAGTTGCGCTCCGCAGTCGCTTCCGCATACTGCTATTGGGGGTACGCCAGGCGCAACcgctctgcccggagctctgtgAGGCCTG GTTTGCCATCTGTGAAAATGATATGACCTGTGGCTGGACTTGGCTCCCACTCCCAGTTAAAAGGAGCTGTGAACCCAACTGCCGTACCTTTGGGCAG ACCTTCGTTGATGGGATGGATCTTTGTCGTTCGGTTTTGGGCCACACCCTGCCAGTGGCCTCTCCTGGCGCCCGTCACTGCCTCAACGTTTCCCTCCCGGTTCTGTCGCATCCAAGACCCCGACAGCGGTCCCAGGAAGCTACCTCCCGGCGTTCCCGCCGCCCTCGCACTTTGATCCTGGAAGCAGCCGGCAGCGGGAGTGGCAGTGGAAGCGGCAGCGGCGCCTAG
- the RTBDN gene encoding retbindin isoform X1: MACWGHIQPNGLAWALQLMLAWILLEACGGSHALQPRSWGHHVPATDLGTDQVHLAGSCCPTEMDTPEASGPGVSPEWCGARSTGCESFLGHLQVALRSRFRILLLGVRQAQPLCPELCEAWFAICENDMTCGWTWLPLPVKRSCEPNCRTFGQTFVDGMDLCRSVLGHTLPVASPGARHCLNVSLPVLSHPRPRQRSQEATSRRSRRPRTLILEAAGSGSGSGSGSGA, translated from the exons ATGGCCTGCTGGGGACACATTCAACCCAATGGCCTGGCCTGGGCCCTGCAACTGATGCTGGCATGGATCCTATTGGAGGCCTGTGGAGGGAGCCACGCACTCCAACCTAGGTCCTGGGGACACCATGTGCCGGCAACTGATCTGGGCACAGACCAGGTGCACCTGGCAG GATCTTGTTGTCCCACAGAGATGGACACGCCAGAGGCATCAGGCCCTGGGGTTTCTCCAGAGTGGTGTGGGGCACGGAGCACCGG GTGCGAATCCTTCCTGGGACACCTTCAAGTTGCGCTCCGCAGTCGCTTCCGCATACTGCTATTGGGGGTACGCCAGGCGCAACcgctctgcccggagctctgtgAGGCCTG GTTTGCCATCTGTGAAAATGATATGACCTGTGGCTGGACTTGGCTCCCACTCCCAGTTAAAAGGAGCTGTGAACCCAACTGCCGTACCTTTGGGCAG ACCTTCGTTGATGGGATGGATCTTTGTCGTTCGGTTTTGGGCCACACCCTGCCAGTGGCCTCTCCTGGCGCCCGTCACTGCCTCAACGTTTCCCTCCCGGTTCTGTCGCATCCAAGACCCCGACAGCGGTCCCAGGAAGCTACCTCCCGGCGTTCCCGCCGCCCTCGCACTTTGATCCTGGAAGCAGCCGGCAGCGGGAGTGGCAGTGGAAGCGGCAGCGGCGCCTAG